The following proteins are encoded in a genomic region of Leifsonia psychrotolerans:
- a CDS encoding GAP family protein, which yields MGSAIGELLPLALGIAISPIPIIAAILMLLSLKAQGTSVGFLLGWVVGVVLVVVVFTALSSVIPQSPAGQSQPIVGIIKLVLGLGLLVLAVGQWRGRPKEGVKPTLPAWMSAIDSMTAFRGFVIGFLLAGLNPKNLLIGASAGIALGSDSQSIGSDAIATVIYALIAASTVGIPVIGNLFAAQQMRVPLQKLHIWLLNNNATVMATLLLIIGVVVIAKGISSF from the coding sequence ATGGGTTCGGCGATTGGAGAATTGCTTCCGCTGGCGTTGGGAATCGCGATCAGCCCGATTCCGATCATCGCCGCCATTTTGATGCTGCTCTCGCTGAAAGCACAAGGCACCAGTGTCGGATTTCTGCTCGGCTGGGTTGTCGGCGTCGTGCTGGTCGTCGTCGTCTTCACTGCGCTGTCGAGTGTGATCCCGCAAAGTCCAGCGGGCCAATCGCAACCGATCGTCGGAATCATCAAGCTCGTTCTGGGTCTGGGGCTACTCGTCCTCGCTGTCGGTCAATGGCGCGGAAGACCCAAGGAAGGCGTCAAACCGACCCTGCCCGCATGGATGAGCGCCATCGACTCGATGACCGCTTTTCGGGGATTCGTGATCGGATTCCTTCTTGCCGGACTCAACCCGAAGAACCTACTCATCGGGGCCTCGGCCGGCATCGCGCTGGGGTCGGACTCGCAGTCGATCGGAAGCGATGCGATTGCAACTGTGATCTATGCACTCATCGCAGCCTCGACTGTGGGTATTCCTGTCATCGGCAACCTGTTCGCAGCCCAGCAGATGCGCGTCCCATTGCAGAAACTGCACATCTGGTTGCTGAACAACAACGCGACAGTGATGGCAACCTTGCTTCTCATCATCGGTGTCGTCGTGATCGCAAAAGGCATCAGCAGCTTCTGA
- a CDS encoding ABC transporter permease, translating into MTTHVLGDTTVLTGRSLRHILRSPDTIITTVVTPIALMLLFVYVLGGAIHTGSRQSYVNYLLPGILLITIASGIAYTAYRLFLDLQGGIFERFQSMPIARSSALWAHVLTSLAANLVSVAVVIGVALILGFRTGASVAAWLAIAGILILFTFALTWLAVIAGLSAKTVDGASAFSYPLIFLPFISSAFVPTSSMPGPVAWFAEYQPVTSIVNTVRALFAVQPVGSDIWVALAWLVGILVVAYAVAIALYRRRMS; encoded by the coding sequence ATGACCACCCACGTGCTCGGCGACACCACCGTGCTGACCGGCCGCTCACTGCGTCATATCCTGCGAAGCCCCGACACGATCATCACCACCGTGGTCACCCCCATCGCGCTCATGCTGTTGTTCGTGTACGTGCTCGGTGGCGCGATCCACACGGGATCGCGGCAGTCGTACGTCAACTACCTACTCCCCGGCATTCTGCTCATCACGATCGCGTCGGGCATCGCATACACCGCGTACCGACTGTTCCTCGACCTGCAGGGCGGGATCTTCGAACGCTTCCAGTCCATGCCGATCGCGAGGTCGAGCGCGCTCTGGGCACACGTGCTCACCTCGCTGGCCGCCAACCTGGTCTCCGTCGCGGTCGTCATCGGCGTCGCCCTGATCTTAGGGTTTCGCACTGGAGCATCCGTCGCCGCCTGGCTCGCCATTGCCGGAATACTGATCTTGTTCACCTTCGCGCTGACCTGGCTCGCCGTGATCGCCGGACTCTCGGCGAAGACGGTCGACGGGGCGAGCGCGTTCAGTTACCCGCTGATCTTCCTGCCGTTCATCAGCTCGGCCTTCGTGCCGACCAGCTCGATGCCCGGCCCGGTCGCCTGGTTCGCCGAATACCAGCCCGTCACCTCCATCGTGAACACCGTCCGAGCCTTGTTCGCGGTGCAGCCCGTCGGCAGTGACATCTGGGTCGCCCTCGCCTGGCTCGTCGGAATCCTTGTCGTGGCCTACGCCGTCGCGATCGCGCTGTACCGTCGAAGGATGAGCTGA
- a CDS encoding ABC transporter ATP-binding protein, translating into MTRKPAIRVTGIEKSFKDVEVLRGVDFDVEAGSIFALLGSNGAGKTTLVRILSTLLKADAGTATVHGFDVGARASDVRESISLTGQFAAVDEVLSGRENLVLIAKLRHLKGPGAIAEELLARFSLADAGDRKAATYSGGMRRRLDIAMSLIGNPPIIFLDEPTNGLDPQARIEVWQTVKKLASQGTTVLLTTQYLDEAEQLADRIAILHRGTIIQNGTLAELKKLLPAAPVEYVEKQPSLEDVFLALVGDTGETDTGGPGAITDDGTESDVQTQKEIQ; encoded by the coding sequence ATGACCAGGAAACCCGCAATCCGGGTGACGGGCATCGAAAAGTCGTTCAAGGACGTGGAGGTGCTGCGGGGCGTCGACTTCGACGTCGAGGCGGGGAGCATTTTCGCGCTGCTCGGCTCGAACGGTGCGGGCAAGACCACGCTGGTACGGATCCTGTCGACACTGTTGAAAGCCGACGCGGGCACCGCCACCGTCCACGGCTTCGACGTGGGCGCGCGTGCCAGTGACGTACGCGAATCGATCAGCCTCACCGGCCAATTCGCCGCTGTTGATGAGGTGCTTTCTGGACGAGAGAACCTCGTGCTGATCGCCAAATTGCGTCATCTCAAGGGCCCGGGTGCGATTGCCGAAGAGCTGCTCGCCCGGTTCTCCCTCGCCGACGCCGGCGACCGCAAGGCTGCAACATACTCGGGCGGTATGCGACGCAGGCTCGACATCGCGATGAGCCTGATCGGAAATCCCCCGATCATCTTCCTGGACGAACCGACCAACGGACTCGATCCCCAGGCGCGCATCGAGGTCTGGCAGACCGTCAAGAAGCTCGCCAGTCAGGGCACGACCGTGCTGCTCACCACGCAGTATCTCGACGAGGCGGAACAGCTCGCAGACCGCATCGCGATTCTGCACAGGGGCACGATCATCCAGAACGGAACCCTCGCCGAGCTCAAGAAGCTTCTCCCCGCTGCCCCGGTTGAATACGTCGAGAAGCAGCCCTCCCTCGAGGACGTCTTCCTCGCCCTCGTCGGTGACACTGGCGAGACTGACACGGGAGGGCCCGGCGCCATCACCGACGACGGCACCGAGAGCGACGTCCAGACACAAAAGGAAATCCAATGA
- a CDS encoding DUF1048 domain-containing protein, with amino-acid sequence MAAKWLEALTGSLEQKKQYKQHKARIDALPEPYGTAAKAMHRYFMYYGGMTDGDTLITMFGDLADLWERAAVDGTPVREIVGDDPVDFAETFVQAYAGKKWIDPERARLNKAIGDAEREERT; translated from the coding sequence ATGGCAGCAAAGTGGCTCGAGGCTCTCACTGGATCGCTCGAGCAGAAGAAGCAGTATAAACAGCACAAGGCCCGCATCGACGCTCTCCCCGAGCCGTACGGAACTGCCGCGAAGGCGATGCACCGGTACTTCATGTACTACGGGGGCATGACCGACGGCGACACCCTCATCACGATGTTCGGCGATCTGGCCGACCTGTGGGAGCGCGCCGCGGTTGACGGGACTCCCGTGCGCGAGATCGTCGGCGACGACCCGGTCGATTTCGCCGAGACGTTCGTTCAGGCCTATGCCGGCAAGAAGTGGATCGACCCGGAGCGCGCGCGCCTGAACAAAGCGATCGGGGACGCTGAGCGAGAAGAACGGACATGA
- a CDS encoding PadR family transcriptional regulator — translation MGKQQMTEMLKGTLEGIVLTILAGQPAYGYEITAQLREQGFADIVEGTVYALLVRIEQRGFVDVAKVPSEKGPPRKVYSVNARGVDYLDEFWRTWGFLAEHIERLRPHAESPQEEGQ, via the coding sequence ATGGGCAAGCAGCAGATGACCGAGATGCTCAAAGGAACGCTCGAAGGCATCGTGCTCACCATCCTGGCCGGGCAGCCGGCCTACGGGTACGAAATCACGGCCCAGCTGCGCGAGCAAGGCTTCGCCGACATCGTCGAGGGCACGGTCTACGCGTTGCTGGTCAGGATCGAGCAGCGCGGCTTTGTGGACGTGGCGAAGGTCCCCTCCGAGAAGGGGCCGCCACGCAAGGTCTACTCCGTGAACGCACGCGGCGTCGACTACCTCGATGAGTTTTGGAGAACCTGGGGCTTCCTTGCGGAACACATTGAACGGCTCCGACCTCACGCCGAATCCCCTCAGGAAGAAGGACAGTAA
- a CDS encoding DUF2254 family protein translates to MLTHSVARDAFRAQLWPIPVTGVVLAVVAGLFLPHLDAGVDGNLPGWLDAVVFSGDPDASRTVLDAVASSLITVTALTFSLTVVTLQLASSQFSPRLLRTFTQDLFVQATLALFLATFTYSLTVLRSVRSSVDGGTAAFVPRIAVTVSFLLALASVIVLVLFLAHLTRQIRVETMLHNVHLDASRTIAANLIRRSDDSVAPPPTPAQSTRVFATESGFLLRVDQRQLVDLADDVDAVIRIDREPGDFLVTGTPLATFWQPGGGCLTEPDVITRVRAGVGEAVHTGPERTAAQDVGHGLRQLTDVVNKALSPGINDPTTAVHALGHISSLLVELTRYQLGPVTLTGAGNVPRVILNRPSFEGHLDASITQPRRYGASDPAVVNSLFRLCEDLAWNSPREHYPVIAHQLERLRASIADESFDDVERSRFAKLHDTVVALLRRP, encoded by the coding sequence GTGTTAACCCACAGTGTCGCACGTGATGCCTTTCGGGCGCAGCTGTGGCCGATCCCTGTCACCGGCGTGGTGCTGGCCGTCGTCGCCGGACTATTCCTGCCGCACCTTGACGCCGGCGTCGATGGAAACCTGCCCGGTTGGCTTGATGCGGTGGTGTTTTCGGGAGACCCGGATGCATCACGGACCGTTCTGGACGCGGTCGCGAGTTCACTCATCACCGTGACCGCTCTCACCTTTTCGCTCACCGTCGTGACACTGCAACTGGCAAGCAGCCAGTTCTCCCCGCGTTTGCTGCGCACCTTCACGCAGGATCTCTTTGTCCAAGCCACATTGGCGCTGTTTCTCGCGACGTTCACCTATTCGCTCACGGTGCTCCGGTCCGTGCGCTCGAGCGTTGATGGCGGCACCGCGGCGTTTGTTCCCCGAATCGCAGTCACGGTCTCTTTTCTTCTCGCCCTGGCCAGCGTCATCGTCCTGGTGCTCTTCCTCGCGCATCTGACCCGACAAATCCGCGTCGAGACAATGCTGCACAACGTTCATCTGGACGCGAGTCGCACGATCGCTGCGAACCTCATTCGACGTAGTGACGACAGCGTCGCCCCTCCCCCGACTCCGGCGCAGTCCACTCGGGTCTTTGCGACCGAATCCGGGTTTCTGCTCCGTGTCGACCAGCGCCAGCTCGTCGATCTTGCGGATGACGTCGACGCAGTCATCCGCATAGACCGTGAACCGGGTGATTTCCTCGTGACCGGAACTCCGCTCGCTACGTTCTGGCAGCCGGGCGGTGGGTGCCTGACCGAACCCGACGTCATCACGAGGGTGCGGGCGGGTGTGGGCGAAGCAGTTCACACGGGGCCTGAGCGCACCGCCGCTCAGGATGTCGGCCACGGCCTGCGACAACTCACTGACGTCGTCAATAAAGCGCTGTCACCGGGGATCAACGATCCCACGACGGCGGTGCACGCCCTGGGCCACATTTCAAGCCTGCTTGTTGAACTGACCAGGTATCAGCTAGGCCCCGTCACGCTCACCGGCGCGGGGAATGTGCCCCGCGTCATCCTGAACCGGCCGAGCTTCGAGGGCCACCTCGACGCGTCGATCACCCAGCCTCGGCGGTACGGGGCGTCGGATCCGGCAGTCGTCAACAGCCTGTTCCGACTGTGTGAAGATCTCGCCTGGAACAGCCCGCGCGAGCACTACCCGGTCATCGCCCATCAGCTCGAAAGGCTGCGAGCCTCGATCGCCGACGAGTCCTTTGATGACGTCGAGCGAAGCCGCTTCGCAAAGCTGCACGACACGGTAGTCGCCCTCCTCCGGCGGCCGTGA
- a CDS encoding cryptochrome/photolyase family protein: MSRDDGLSAASGGATVVVFRDDLRVADNPALTMAVDRGAPVIALYVRDEVSPGIRPLGAASKWWLHQSLASLQLSVAELGIPFVLRSGPALRVVPEVVAETGATAVLWNRRYGAGEIAVDTQLKAHLREDGIQAESFQASLLFEPWTIATGAGTPYSVFTPFWRACRGGPEPRHPLPVPGRAAGPPTVVATELLADWALQPTRPDWAQGLRDTWTPGEDAAWARLHSFISDDLDEYAQGRDVPGRQVTSRLSPHLRWGELSAHQIWHEVGRVRAGLSALAAEGATRFLTEVGWREFSWHVLFHFPDLAERNWRADYDKFPWPALDRNALEAWQQGRTGVPLVDAGMRELWHTGTMHNRVRMVVASFLTKNLLIDWREGERWFWDTLVDADAAANPFNWQWVAGSGADAAPYFRVFNPELQAKKFDPHGVYIRRHLPDWDTPDYPDAVVDLAASRRAALSAYQSLREQSTNTPAS; the protein is encoded by the coding sequence ATGAGCAGAGACGACGGCCTTTCAGCCGCCTCCGGCGGGGCAACGGTGGTCGTGTTCCGGGACGATTTGCGTGTGGCCGACAATCCCGCGTTGACGATGGCCGTGGATCGGGGTGCACCGGTCATTGCGTTATACGTTCGTGACGAGGTGAGCCCGGGCATCCGGCCGTTGGGAGCAGCATCGAAGTGGTGGCTCCACCAGAGCCTTGCGTCGCTGCAGCTCTCCGTGGCCGAACTGGGGATTCCGTTTGTGTTGCGGAGCGGGCCGGCGCTGCGCGTCGTTCCCGAGGTGGTGGCGGAGACTGGAGCCACGGCTGTGTTGTGGAACAGACGCTACGGTGCCGGTGAAATTGCGGTCGACACGCAGTTGAAGGCGCACCTGAGAGAAGACGGGATTCAGGCCGAGAGTTTTCAGGCTTCGCTGCTGTTTGAACCGTGGACGATCGCCACCGGAGCCGGCACCCCGTATTCGGTGTTCACCCCGTTCTGGCGGGCCTGCCGCGGCGGTCCCGAGCCGCGCCATCCGCTGCCGGTGCCCGGTCGCGCGGCTGGCCCGCCCACGGTGGTCGCCACGGAGTTACTGGCGGACTGGGCGTTACAGCCGACTCGGCCCGACTGGGCGCAGGGACTCCGTGATACGTGGACTCCGGGGGAGGATGCCGCGTGGGCGCGTCTGCACAGCTTCATCAGCGACGACCTTGACGAGTATGCGCAGGGACGCGACGTTCCCGGCCGACAGGTCACGTCGCGCCTGTCACCGCATCTGCGGTGGGGAGAGCTGAGCGCCCATCAGATCTGGCACGAGGTCGGTCGAGTTCGCGCGGGGCTCTCTGCGCTTGCCGCAGAGGGGGCAACCCGATTCCTCACCGAAGTTGGCTGGCGGGAGTTCTCCTGGCATGTGCTCTTTCACTTTCCCGACCTCGCCGAGCGCAACTGGCGTGCTGACTACGACAAATTTCCGTGGCCCGCGCTTGACCGGAATGCCCTCGAGGCTTGGCAGCAGGGCCGAACCGGAGTCCCCCTCGTCGATGCCGGAATGCGTGAACTCTGGCACACCGGAACAATGCACAACCGCGTTCGGATGGTGGTGGCATCTTTTCTCACGAAAAACCTCCTGATTGACTGGCGCGAGGGTGAGCGCTGGTTTTGGGACACCTTGGTCGACGCGGATGCCGCCGCCAACCCCTTCAACTGGCAATGGGTGGCCGGATCGGGCGCTGACGCGGCACCCTACTTTCGCGTGTTCAACCCAGAGTTGCAGGCGAAGAAGTTCGACCCGCACGGGGTTTACATTCGCCGGCATCTGCCGGACTGGGACACGCCGGACTACCCCGACGCCGTCGTCGACCTCGCCGCGTCGAGGCGGGCTGCGCTCTCGGCCTACCAGAGTCTCCGGGAGCAGTCCACGAACACGCCGGCATCCTGA
- a CDS encoding HAD family hydrolase, whose translation MRAKQRRTLSVGLSADVDGCLFDLDGVLTRTATVHAAAWKDTFDRFLQEYSNRTNTPFVPFDAHADYDQYVDGEPREDGIRSFLASRGIVLSERSPRGEGADAGASAETSAETVQGLGARKNERVLQLLTENGVQVYAGSVQYLQAIGRVGIRCAVVSSSTNCHRVLKAAGIEGLFQVRVDGMTALREHLAGKPAPDMYLFAARALGLAPARCVVFEDALSGVEAGRAGGFGQVIGVDRVGQADALRAHGATIVVSDLTELLMRE comes from the coding sequence ATGCGGGCGAAACAGAGACGCACGCTCTCGGTCGGACTTTCCGCAGACGTTGACGGATGCCTTTTTGATCTGGATGGGGTGTTGACCCGCACCGCAACGGTGCACGCGGCCGCGTGGAAAGACACATTCGATCGGTTCTTGCAGGAGTATTCGAATCGTACGAACACCCCGTTTGTGCCCTTCGATGCGCACGCCGACTACGACCAGTACGTGGACGGTGAGCCCCGTGAAGATGGGATCCGGTCGTTTCTGGCGTCACGCGGAATCGTCCTTTCTGAACGGAGCCCGCGGGGAGAGGGGGCGGATGCTGGCGCTAGCGCAGAGACGAGCGCAGAGACGGTGCAGGGATTGGGAGCGCGAAAGAACGAACGTGTCCTGCAACTTCTGACCGAGAACGGCGTGCAGGTCTATGCCGGGTCGGTTCAATATCTGCAGGCGATCGGCAGGGTCGGCATCCGGTGTGCAGTGGTGTCGTCGAGCACCAATTGCCACAGGGTGTTGAAGGCGGCCGGTATCGAGGGCCTGTTTCAGGTTCGGGTGGACGGGATGACCGCGCTGCGGGAGCATTTGGCTGGCAAGCCCGCACCGGACATGTACCTGTTCGCCGCCCGCGCACTCGGACTCGCACCGGCGCGCTGTGTCGTCTTCGAGGACGCCCTTTCGGGGGTCGAGGCCGGACGAGCGGGCGGTTTCGGTCAGGTCATCGGGGTGGATCGGGTGGGGCAGGCGGATGCGTTGCGGGCGCATGGGGCGACGATTGTTGTGTCTGATCTCACCGAGCTGTTGATGCGCGAGTGA
- a CDS encoding glycoside hydrolase family 65 protein has translation MIQHPDFTAEPWCLRAGALDVNVLAQLESVFALSNGYLGWRGNLDEGEPHGLPGSYLSGVFELHPLPYAEAGFGYPESGQSLINVTNGKLIRLLVDDEPFDIRTGVLRSHELCLDFQSGLLSRRVEWVSPAGRALKLTSRRIISFTQRSVAAVEYEVEVLDAPARVVLQSELIANEPIPAEETDPRGARHLTDVLVGVLNRAEGLRVSLAHLTRRSRLTIAATMDHLVEGPPGSESRAESSPDLGRVSVSAVLQPGQKLRLVKMVAFAWSDSRSLPAVQGHADAALTGAMATGWDELVAEQRRYLDEFWARCDIQIDGDVRLQQAARFALFHTMQAGARVEGVAIPAKGLTGPGYDGHAFWDMESYVLAALTYLIPAAAANTLRWRHDTLPAALTRARQLGLAGATFPWRTIHGEECSGYWPAGVAAFHINADIADAVLRYVNATGDRPFERSIGLDLLVHTARLWASLGYFSGDGSFRIDGVTGPDEYSAVADNNVYTNLMAQRNLTAAADIIARYPERAADLQIGADETATWRRAAVRMFIPFDRALGVHPQSEGFTRHEKWDFENTGADEYPLLLHFPYFDLYRKQVVKQADLVLAMHLRSDAFTAEQKAQNFAYYEALTVRDSSLSSSVQAVIAAEVGQFDLAHDYLTESAFLDLNDTEHNTRDGLHIASLAGIWSVLVAGYGGMRHDESGLAFAPRLPHGVSRMSFGVHLAGGTLRVEVTRTQATYHRTSGPSLQLRHYDTLLSVSAHAPQSRPIRVATAAGMRPVQPAHRSPAHDTGGFRPAPGR, from the coding sequence GTGATCCAGCATCCGGATTTCACGGCCGAGCCCTGGTGCCTGCGCGCGGGGGCCCTGGATGTGAACGTGCTGGCCCAACTCGAGTCGGTTTTCGCCCTGTCGAACGGGTATCTTGGCTGGCGCGGCAACCTGGATGAGGGGGAACCGCACGGCCTCCCGGGCTCGTACCTGAGCGGGGTCTTCGAGTTGCATCCGCTTCCCTACGCCGAAGCCGGTTTCGGGTATCCCGAGTCCGGCCAAAGCCTGATCAATGTGACCAACGGGAAGTTGATCCGTTTGCTGGTCGATGACGAACCATTCGATATCCGCACCGGTGTGCTGCGCTCGCACGAGCTGTGTCTTGACTTTCAGAGCGGTCTGCTCAGCCGGAGGGTGGAGTGGGTGTCCCCGGCCGGCCGTGCTCTGAAACTCACCTCCCGTCGGATCATCTCATTCACCCAACGTTCGGTCGCGGCGGTCGAGTATGAAGTCGAGGTGCTGGATGCGCCAGCTCGGGTGGTGTTGCAGTCGGAGTTGATCGCGAACGAACCGATTCCCGCGGAGGAGACGGATCCTCGCGGTGCCCGGCACTTGACCGACGTTCTCGTCGGCGTCCTGAATCGAGCCGAGGGGCTTCGGGTCAGCCTGGCACATCTCACGCGGCGCAGTCGGCTGACGATCGCCGCCACAATGGATCATCTCGTGGAAGGCCCGCCGGGCAGCGAATCCCGGGCGGAGTCTTCACCGGATTTGGGCCGCGTGAGCGTATCGGCTGTTCTGCAGCCGGGGCAGAAACTTCGCCTGGTCAAGATGGTGGCATTCGCCTGGTCTGATTCTCGATCACTGCCGGCAGTTCAGGGGCACGCGGATGCCGCGCTCACCGGAGCAATGGCCACGGGCTGGGACGAGCTTGTCGCCGAACAGCGCCGATACCTCGACGAATTCTGGGCGCGCTGCGACATCCAAATCGATGGGGATGTGCGCCTGCAGCAGGCGGCTCGATTTGCCCTCTTCCACACCATGCAGGCGGGCGCACGGGTCGAAGGTGTGGCCATCCCGGCGAAGGGACTGACCGGGCCGGGATATGACGGGCACGCATTCTGGGACATGGAGAGTTATGTCCTGGCAGCCCTGACCTACTTGATTCCCGCCGCCGCCGCGAACACGTTGCGGTGGCGGCATGACACCCTGCCTGCGGCACTCACCCGCGCAAGACAGCTGGGTCTGGCCGGGGCGACGTTCCCTTGGCGCACTATCCATGGTGAGGAATGCTCCGGGTATTGGCCGGCGGGAGTCGCCGCCTTCCACATCAACGCGGACATCGCCGACGCCGTGCTGCGCTATGTGAACGCCACCGGAGACCGGCCGTTCGAACGATCGATCGGGCTGGATCTGCTGGTGCATACTGCTCGTTTGTGGGCGTCGCTCGGGTATTTCAGCGGGGACGGGAGCTTTCGCATCGACGGAGTGACCGGCCCCGACGAGTACAGCGCCGTCGCCGACAACAACGTCTATACCAACCTGATGGCACAGCGGAACTTGACCGCGGCCGCGGACATCATCGCCCGATATCCGGAGCGTGCCGCGGATCTGCAAATCGGTGCCGACGAGACGGCGACGTGGCGCCGAGCGGCTGTACGGATGTTCATCCCCTTCGACCGCGCGCTCGGAGTGCACCCGCAGTCTGAGGGCTTCACCCGACACGAAAAATGGGACTTCGAGAACACCGGCGCCGACGAATACCCGCTGCTGCTGCACTTTCCCTACTTCGATCTGTACCGCAAGCAAGTGGTCAAACAAGCTGACCTGGTGCTGGCCATGCATCTGCGATCTGACGCCTTCACCGCCGAACAGAAAGCCCAAAACTTCGCCTACTATGAGGCGTTGACCGTGCGCGACTCGTCGCTGTCGTCCAGCGTGCAAGCGGTGATTGCCGCTGAGGTTGGCCAGTTCGATCTCGCGCACGACTACCTCACTGAATCCGCATTCCTGGATTTGAATGACACCGAACACAACACCCGCGACGGATTGCATATCGCATCTCTGGCTGGCATCTGGAGTGTTCTCGTCGCCGGGTATGGCGGAATGCGGCACGACGAAAGTGGTTTGGCCTTCGCGCCCCGATTACCGCACGGCGTGTCCCGGATGAGTTTCGGTGTGCACCTGGCTGGCGGCACGCTCCGGGTTGAGGTGACGCGCACCCAGGCAACGTATCACCGCACGAGCGGACCGTCGCTGCAGCTTCGCCACTATGACACCCTGCTGTCGGTATCCGCGCACGCGCCGCAGAGCCGGCCGATTCGTGTGGCCACCGCAGCCGGCATGAGGCCGGTTCAGCCGGCCCATCGTTCTCCCGCGCACGACACCGGAGGATTCCGTCCGGCTCCGGGCCGATAG